Proteins from a genomic interval of Crassostrea angulata isolate pt1a10 chromosome 7, ASM2561291v2, whole genome shotgun sequence:
- the LOC128157134 gene encoding uncharacterized protein LOC128157134, translated as MRLNRDNASADLCRDVRMWWQAEDEPGISSAERHNMRMVLRTRLLNHVKFNEFPPPTMYIWGWPCQLWEAIISSIDAKAWLYYFCHGGTYNVRAFSSMIGETFFSELTMNDRRGQGTVSCQEFGQFIGNTIEQVQIRLDPERTFSYRTKRATVYNLVDDTDSVDQMESIQDHSRNSLDEIPTNITFRDHHFDTQLRKRVCGKRKEGTVLTERNSLQKGSLGVRWEKARCDQSKILPTVKMGLL; from the exons AtgagattaaatagagataacGCCAGCGCTGATCTTTGCCGTGACGTACGCATGTGGTGGCAGGCAGAGGATGAACCAGGAATCAGCTCAGCAGAAAGGCACAATATGAGAATGGTCTTGAGAACGCGGCTCTTAAACCATGTAAAATTCAACGAATTTCCTCCACCCACTATGTACATTTGGGGGTGGCCATGTCAGTTGTGGGAAGCAATTATTTCCAGTATAGATGCAAAAGCATGGCTGTATTATTTTTGTCATGGAGGTACTTACAATGTTAGAGCATTTAGCAGTATGATAGGGGAGACATTTTTCTCTGAACTGACCATGAATGATAGGAGAGGACAGGGAACAGTTTCTTGTCAAGAGTTTGGCCAATTCATCGGAAATACAATAGAACAAGTTCAAATTCGATTAGATCCAGAAAG GACATTCTCTTATCGTACTAAGAGGGCTACAGTCTACAATTTGGTTGACGATACTGACTCTGTAGATCAGATGGAAAGCATTCAAGACCACAGTAGAAACAGTTTGGATGAAATACCAACAAATATCACATTCAG aGATCATCATTTTGATACACAACTGCGGAAACGCGTTTGTGGAAAACGTAAAGAGGGAACGGTCCTGACAGAGCGAAATTCGTTACAGAAGGGATCTCTGGGTGTTCGCTGGGAAAAAGCACGTTGTGATCAATCAAAAATCTTACCAACTGTTAAAATGGGATTATTGTAA